The Papaver somniferum cultivar HN1 chromosome 3, ASM357369v1, whole genome shotgun sequence genome includes a region encoding these proteins:
- the LOC113358048 gene encoding probable receptor-like protein kinase At5g18500, with translation MAINLNAELSKKTDVFGLKVWVLIGIVVGVFIVAILTVLSLCATSKKKSKRASDKLPVSIPTISKEIKEVRIDQVRIHEAGNGKCGDKESDTLLVHLGVKNGDNGSQSDSFHLAEKELVGSQSGDYGSGTFSVHRNSASYNATAPSPLSGLPEFSHLGWGHWFTLRDLELATDRFSKENILGEGGYGVVYRGQLINGTPVGVKKLLNNLGQAEKEFGVEVEAIGHVRHKNLVRLLGYCVEGTHRMLVYEYVNNGNLEQWLHGGMLQHGYLTWEARMKVLQGTAKALAYLHEAIEPKVIHRDIKSSNILIDDDFNAKVSDFGLAKLLGAGTSHITTRVMGTFGYVAPEYANTGLLNEKSDVYSFGVLVLEAITGRDPVDYGRAANEVNLVDWLKMMVGSRRSEEVVDPNIERKPSTRALKRALLTALRCVDPDSQKRPKMSQVVRMLESEEYPIPREGRRRRKSQTESIDTESLKENSDTDKSDNPDSRAESRRNYPV, from the exons ATGGCGATAAATCTCAATGCTGAATTGTCTAAGAAAACAGATGTCTTTGGCCTGAAAGTTTGGGTTTTAATTGGAATAGTTGTGGGAGTATTCATTGTAGCGATTCTCACAGTGCTCTCGCTATGTGCTACttcaaagaagaaatcaaaaagaGCTTCTGATAAGCTTCCTGTTAGTATTCCTACAATttcaaaggaaatcaaagaagTAAGAATTGACCAAGTAAGGATACATGAAGCTGGTAATGGAAAATGCGGAGATAAAGAATCTGATACACTTCTTGTTCATTTGGGTGTTAAAAATGGGGATAACGGTAGTCAATCGGACTCTTTTCACCTTGCAGAGAAAGAACTTGTTGGTTCTCAATCAGGGGACTACGGGTCTGGGACCTTTTCTGTTCATAGGAATTCTGCGTCTTATAACGCAACGGCTCCTTCACCACTAAGTGGCTTACCAGAGTTTTCTCATCTTGGTTGGGGACACTGGTTCACATTGAGGGACCTGGAACTTGCAACTGACCGCTTTTCAAAGGAAAATATCCTTGGGGAGGGGGGATATGGTGTTGTCTATCGCGGTCAACTGATAAATGGGACCCCTGTAGGTGTTAAGAAGCTACTCAACAATCT TGGCCAAGCTGAGAAGGAATTTGGTGTGGAGGTTGAGGCTATTGGTCATGTGCGCCATAAAAATTTAGTGCGGCTTTTAGGTTACTGTGTCGAAGGAACTCACAG GATGCTAGTTTATGAGTATGTAAATAATGGGAACCTAGAGCAATGGCTTCATGGAGGTATGCTTCAGCATGGATATCTTACTTGGGAGGCCCGGATGAAGGTTCTACAAGGCACAGCCAAGGC ACTAGCTTACTTGCACGAGGCTATTGAACCGAAGGTGATACATCGAGATATAAAGTCCAGCAATATATTAATTGATGATGACTTCAATGCCAAGGTTTCTGACTTTGGTCTGGCCAAGTTATTAGGTGCTGGGACAAGTCATATCACCACTCGAGTTATGGGAACCTTTGG ATATGTTGCTCCGGAGTATGCAAATACAGGCCTTTTGAATGAAAAAAGTGATGTGTATAGCTTTGGGGTTCTTGTGTTGGAGGCAATCACTGGAAGAGATCCTGTAGATTATGGACGTGCTGCCAATGAG GTAAATCTGGTCGACTGGCTCAAGATGATGGTAGGCAGTCGGCGCTCGGAGGAAGTCGTGGACCCAAACATAGAGAGAAAGCCGTCAACAAGAGCCTTGAAACGAGCTCTTTTGACAGCTTTGAGGTGTGTTGACCCAGACTCGCAAAAGAGACCCAAGATGAGCCAAGTTGTCCGTATGCTTGAATCGGAGGAATATCCTATCCCTAGAGAG GGTCGAAGGCGGCGAAAGAGTCAGACTGAGAGCATAGACACTGAATCACTAAAGGAGAACTCAGACACAGACAAGAGTGACAATCCAGATTCAAGGGCAGAGAGCAGAAGAAACTACCCGGTATAG
- the LOC113358049 gene encoding pto-interacting protein 1-like, translated as MGCFGCCGEEEFHKASDGGAPFMANNATHNNGGHRTTGPARIDAPAVKVQPIEVPSVSVDELKDVTDNFGTKSLIGEGSYGRVYYGVLRSGRAAAIKKLDASTQPDQELLAQISMVSRLKHDHVVELVGYSVDASLRVLAYEFATMGSLHDILHGRKGVKGAQPGPVLSWAQRVKIAVGAAKGLEYLHEKAQPHIIHRDIKSSNVLLFDDHVAKIADFDLSNQAPDMAARLHSTRVLGTFGYHAPEYAMTGQLSSKSDVYSYGVVLLELLTGRKPVDHTLPRGQQSLVTWATPRLSEDKVKQCVDQRLGGDYPPKAVAKMAAVAALCVQYESDFRPNMSIVVKALQPLLNARTGQLGDAPSL; from the exons ATGGGTTGCTTTGGTTGTTGCGGGGAAGAGGAATTCCATAAAGCTTCTGATGGAGGAGCTCCTTTCATGGCAAATAACGCAACAC ATAATAATGGAGGTCACCGTACCACAGGCCCTGCACGTATAGATGCTCCTGCTGTAAAAGTTCAGCCAATTGAAGTTCCCTCGGTTTCAGTAGATGAACTCAAGGATGTGACTGATAACTTCGGGACAAAGTCTTTAATTGGAGAGGGTTCATACGGGAGAGTATATTATGGAGTTTTGAGGAGTGGGAGGGCTGCAGCAATAAAAAAATTAGATGCTAGTACACAACCAGACCAAGAACTTTTGGCACAG ATTTCCATGGTATCCAGGCTGAAACATGACCATGTTGTTGAGCTCGTAGGTTATTCTGTCGATGCAAGTCTCCGTGTCCTTGCATATGAATTTGCTACTATGGGATCTCTTCACGATATTCTACATG GAAGGAAAGGTGTCAAAGGAGCACAACCAGGTCCAGTTCTATCTTGGGCACAACGAGTAAAAATTGCTGTAGGCGCAGCGAAGGGGCTTGAGTACTTACACGAGAAGGCGCAACCTCACATCATCCATCGTGATATTAAGTCTAGCAATGTGCTACTTTTCGACGACCATGTTGCTAAAATTGCTGATTTCGATCTGTCAAATCAAGCTCCTGATATGGCAGCACGTCTTCATTCGACGCGTGTTCTGGGAACCTTTGGTTATCATGCCCCAGA GTATGCAATGACTGGACAGCTTAGTTCGAAGAGTGATGTTTACAGCTACGGGGTAGTACTACTGGAGCTCTTGACTGGTCGTAAACCTGTTGATCATACATTACCAAGAGGGCAACAGAGTCTTGTAACATGG GCCACACCAAGACTTAGTGAAGACAAGGTTAAACAATGTGTTGACCAAAGACTAGGGGGAGATTACCCCCCAAAAGCAGTTGCAAAG ATGGCTGCAGTAGCTGCTTTGTGCGTGCAATACGAATCTGATTTTAGGCcaaacatgagcattgttgtcaAAGCTCTCCAGCCATTGTTAAATGCTAGAACTGGACAGCTTGGTGATGCACCAAGCTTGTGA